The Vibrio navarrensis genome has a segment encoding these proteins:
- the fliF gene encoding flagellar basal-body MS-ring/collar protein FliF yields the protein MVAQSDMDLDGQNPDLDERSSSKFDMAVGDLDLLRQIVLVVSISICVALIVMLFFWVKEPEMRPLGIFETEELIPVLDHLDQQKINYKLDGNTILVEASEFNSIKLDMVRSGLNQNTQAGDDILLQDMGFGVSQRLEQERLKLSRERQLAKAIEEMKQVRKARVLLALPKQSVFVRHNQEASASVFLTLGTGANLKQQEVDSIVDMVASAVPGMKTSRVTVTDQHGRLLNSGSQDPVSAARRKEQELERSQEQMLREKIDSVLIPILGFGNYTAQVDIEMDFSAVEQTRKAFDPNTPATRSEYALEDYNNANMVAGVPGALSNQPPADASIPQDVAQMKDGSVTGQGSVRKESTRNFELDTTISHERKQTGIVTRQTVSVAIKDRAALNPDNGNVTYTPRSEAEINAIRQVLIGTVGFNENRGDLLNVLSMQFAEQEPEKLADVPIWEHPNFNDWVRWFASALVIIVVVLVLIRPAMKKLLNPASDDENEMYGPDGLPIGADGETSLIGSDIESSELFEFGSSIDLPNLHKDEDVLKAVRALVANEPELAAQVVKNWMTNG from the coding sequence ATGGTTGCTCAATCAGACATGGATCTCGACGGACAAAACCCAGATTTGGATGAGCGCAGTTCATCCAAATTTGATATGGCCGTTGGTGATCTTGATCTGTTGCGTCAGATTGTTCTTGTGGTTTCCATTTCCATTTGTGTGGCGCTGATCGTCATGTTGTTTTTCTGGGTAAAAGAGCCAGAAATGCGTCCGTTGGGAATTTTCGAAACCGAAGAGCTGATCCCGGTTCTCGATCATCTCGATCAACAAAAAATCAATTACAAACTCGATGGCAACACCATTTTGGTGGAAGCCAGCGAATTTAACTCGATTAAATTGGATATGGTTCGCTCGGGACTGAATCAAAATACCCAAGCTGGTGATGATATTCTGCTGCAAGACATGGGTTTTGGCGTTTCTCAACGTCTAGAACAAGAACGTTTGAAACTCAGCCGTGAACGACAGCTAGCCAAAGCCATTGAAGAGATGAAGCAAGTGCGCAAAGCGCGTGTATTGCTTGCCCTGCCTAAGCAAAGCGTGTTTGTGCGCCACAATCAAGAGGCTTCCGCTTCGGTATTTTTGACGTTAGGCACAGGTGCCAACCTCAAACAGCAAGAAGTGGATTCGATTGTCGACATGGTGGCGAGCGCCGTACCGGGCATGAAAACCTCTCGCGTCACCGTCACTGATCAACATGGTCGATTGCTTAACTCCGGTTCACAAGATCCAGTTTCCGCAGCTCGGCGTAAAGAGCAAGAGCTAGAGCGCAGTCAAGAGCAGATGCTGCGAGAAAAAATTGATTCCGTGTTGATCCCCATTTTGGGTTTTGGCAATTATACCGCGCAAGTTGATATTGAAATGGACTTCAGTGCGGTCGAGCAAACGCGAAAGGCGTTTGACCCCAATACCCCAGCCACGCGTAGTGAGTACGCGTTAGAAGATTACAACAACGCCAACATGGTGGCGGGTGTGCCGGGCGCACTCAGCAATCAACCGCCGGCAGATGCCTCTATCCCGCAAGATGTCGCTCAAATGAAAGACGGGTCGGTGACGGGCCAAGGTTCGGTACGTAAAGAGTCGACGCGGAACTTTGAGCTCGATACTACCATCAGTCATGAACGAAAGCAGACAGGTATCGTGACGCGTCAGACGGTGTCAGTGGCGATCAAAGATCGCGCAGCGCTCAATCCGGATAACGGCAATGTCACCTATACTCCTCGTAGCGAAGCGGAAATTAATGCTATCCGCCAAGTGCTGATTGGTACGGTAGGTTTTAACGAAAACCGTGGCGACTTACTCAATGTATTAAGTATGCAGTTTGCTGAACAGGAACCTGAAAAGCTGGCTGACGTACCGATTTGGGAACATCCAAACTTCAACGACTGGGTGCGCTGGTTCGCAAGTGCCTTGGTGATCATTGTGGTGGTGTTGGTGTTAATTCGTCCAGCGATGAAGAAACTGCTCAACCCTGCTAGTGACGATGAAAACGAAATGTACGGGCCTGATGGTCTGCCGATTGGCGCCGATGGTGAAACCAGCTTGATTGGCAGTGACATCGAAAGTAGTGAGTTGTTTGAATTTGGGTCAAGCATCGACCTGCCAAATCTGCACAAAGATGAAGATGTGTTGAAAGCAGTGCGTGCATTGGTTGCAAACGAGCCTGAGCTGGCGGCTCAAGTTGTGAAGAATTGGATGACAAATGGCTAA
- the fliD gene encoding flagellar filament capping protein FliD has product MSLGPLGMSGGMDINSMVGKVVDAERVPKQLRIDNERAQIDTSISAYGRLRESLDTMKNMMANFRQEKAFAVRKVDTTDDSIVSATATTDAIAGKYAIDVLQLAQSHKVASDVLAEDAKFGPGKLQISLGEKTFDVNVSADSKLIDVVRGINASGKNTGVRASIINDVEGPRLILASTVSGKDNQIRIHVDAERGDPLKKLEYKTLEERVKALEKARIAAEEVMQEVKPDSATASADSVEQGVEPQFDEQGNPIPATEGTTDTNSDTELKTDTDIAAKGDDMSPDTQSDEPISSFGADAAKAGQEALDAAQAAASLLPQDNIPGWTETASGTLLDSYYTPELELDEKAIEKAPDVPGWTNTASGTLTDSYVTPKEAQVKLEAEQEKIQQELAQEKARIEEQLAQEKAQLDEKVAKGELTEEQAKQIQRSKLDPQERERLERIDQAQEALQQAQESFDTYNGMAEVQKGQDAMVVLDGVAQLSSNNNIIEDAIEGVDLALKGTTPRNKAPAEIGVEYDRNSVREDIETFVNAYNQFYQTAKSLSGVDPATGQKGPLAGDSTVRNADSRLKSVFSSRIEKAPENLKSLTEFGITTTRQGTLEINYDMLDRQLNNNFNKLEEFFGGNTGFAKRVEDAIHGITGVTGSIRTREKSLSEQTYRLSDEQAALDRRINSLQERTHAKFTAMQDATSKMQGQLGALMNALG; this is encoded by the coding sequence ATGAGTTTAGGCCCTTTGGGGATGTCTGGTGGCATGGATATCAATTCCATGGTCGGCAAAGTTGTCGATGCAGAGCGTGTGCCAAAGCAGCTACGTATCGACAACGAGCGGGCCCAAATTGATACCAGCATCAGCGCCTATGGGCGGCTCAGAGAATCGTTGGATACGATGAAAAATATGATGGCGAACTTTCGTCAGGAGAAGGCTTTTGCTGTGCGCAAAGTCGACACGACTGACGATAGTATCGTCTCAGCCACTGCAACTACCGATGCGATTGCCGGTAAATATGCCATCGATGTGTTGCAGCTTGCTCAGAGCCATAAGGTGGCTTCGGACGTTCTGGCCGAAGACGCAAAGTTTGGCCCTGGGAAGCTGCAGATTTCGCTTGGAGAAAAAACCTTTGACGTGAATGTCAGTGCCGATTCGAAACTGATTGACGTCGTTAGAGGTATCAACGCTTCTGGTAAAAACACGGGCGTTCGCGCATCGATTATTAACGATGTGGAAGGCCCCCGCCTGATCCTTGCTTCGACTGTTTCAGGTAAGGACAACCAAATTCGTATTCATGTGGACGCCGAGCGAGGCGATCCGCTGAAAAAACTCGAATATAAAACGCTTGAAGAGCGTGTCAAAGCGCTGGAAAAAGCGCGTATTGCCGCAGAAGAGGTGATGCAAGAGGTAAAACCTGACTCGGCAACAGCCTCTGCCGACAGTGTGGAACAAGGCGTAGAACCTCAGTTTGACGAGCAGGGCAATCCCATTCCCGCCACAGAGGGGACAACGGATACAAACAGTGACACCGAACTGAAAACAGACACTGATATCGCAGCTAAAGGCGATGATATGTCTCCTGATACGCAGAGCGACGAGCCTATTTCCAGCTTTGGTGCCGATGCAGCGAAAGCGGGTCAAGAAGCGCTCGATGCCGCCCAAGCCGCTGCTTCGTTACTCCCACAAGACAACATTCCGGGCTGGACCGAAACGGCCTCTGGCACCTTACTCGACTCTTACTATACGCCCGAGCTTGAACTGGACGAAAAGGCGATAGAGAAAGCCCCTGATGTTCCTGGCTGGACCAATACCGCTTCTGGAACGTTGACCGACTCTTACGTGACGCCTAAAGAGGCACAAGTCAAATTAGAAGCTGAGCAAGAGAAAATCCAACAAGAGCTGGCGCAAGAGAAAGCGCGCATTGAAGAGCAACTGGCGCAAGAAAAAGCCCAGTTGGATGAAAAGGTCGCTAAAGGGGAACTGACGGAAGAGCAAGCCAAGCAAATTCAACGCTCTAAGCTTGATCCACAAGAGCGTGAGCGCCTTGAACGTATCGATCAGGCGCAAGAGGCGCTACAGCAAGCTCAAGAGTCCTTTGATACCTACAATGGCATGGCTGAGGTACAAAAAGGTCAGGATGCCATGGTCGTGCTGGATGGTGTTGCTCAGTTGTCGAGTAACAACAACATCATCGAAGATGCGATTGAAGGTGTCGATTTGGCCTTAAAAGGCACAACACCACGCAACAAAGCGCCAGCAGAAATTGGCGTTGAATACGATAGAAATAGCGTGCGCGAGGATATTGAGACCTTCGTCAACGCATACAATCAGTTTTACCAAACCGCCAAATCCTTATCGGGTGTTGATCCGGCGACCGGGCAAAAAGGCCCTCTGGCGGGGGACAGCACTGTGCGTAATGCTGATTCACGACTCAAAAGCGTTTTCTCATCCCGGATTGAAAAAGCGCCAGAAAATCTCAAATCACTGACTGAATTTGGTATCACAACCACGCGTCAGGGAACACTGGAGATCAACTACGACATGTTGGATCGCCAGCTCAATAACAACTTCAACAAGTTGGAAGAGTTCTTTGGTGGCAACACCGGATTTGCTAAACGTGTTGAAGATGCCATTCATGGAATCACCGGAGTGACTGGATCGATTCGTACCCGTGAGAAGAGCCTATCGGAACAAACTTACCGTTTATCCGATGAGCAAGCGGCATTGGATCGCCGGATCAACAGTCTCCAAGAACGCACTCACGCGAAATTTACTGCAATGCAGGACGCAACGAGTAAAATGCAAGGGCAACTTGGCGCTCTGATGAATGCATTAGGATAA
- the fliS gene encoding flagellar export chaperone FliS — MRGSLQAYKKVSVDSQLSAASPHKVIQMLMAGAIERLIQGKAAMQAGNIPVKGERLGKALDIIIALRSCLSMDDGGDIARNLDQLYEFMITQISNANHKNDPQPIDDVIDIIREIKSAWDQIPNEYHNLTAAAVGI; from the coding sequence ATGCGCGGTTCATTACAGGCTTACAAAAAAGTTTCAGTGGATAGCCAACTCAGTGCAGCGTCCCCGCATAAAGTAATTCAAATGCTGATGGCCGGTGCGATTGAGCGTCTGATCCAAGGCAAAGCGGCAATGCAGGCGGGTAATATTCCGGTCAAAGGCGAGCGTCTGGGTAAAGCGCTTGACATCATCATTGCGCTACGTAGCTGTTTGTCGATGGACGATGGTGGTGATATTGCACGCAATCTTGATCAATTGTACGAGTTCATGATCACGCAAATTTCCAACGCCAACCACAAAAACGATCCTCAACCAATTGATGATGTTATCGACATTATTCGTGAGATTAAGTCAGCTTGGGACCAGATTCCGAACGAATATCACAATTTGACCGCCGCCGCAGTTGGGATCTGA
- a CDS encoding sensor histidine kinase: MDNLINQSHLDSVESQVERYKQVLDVMPAGVILLDTQGVVREANPEAHRILQVPLVNEKWFSVIQAAFAPRDDDGHEVSLRNGRKVRLAISASATGQLILITDLTETRLLQSRVSDLQRLSSLGRMVASLAHQVRTPLSSAMLYASNLGAPNLPTATRERFQSKLMDRLQDLEKQVNDMLLFAKGGDNKVIKPFTIEQLVSEYQPMVETALRSNQIDYCQEVEGEQTQILGNVNAIASALSNLVMNAIQIAGKEAQIDVYFRPVNGELRISVQDSGPGVPKELQNKIMEPFFTTRSQGTGLGLAVVQMVCRAHDGRLELLSEEGDGACFTMCLPLERTQLASTEAEN; the protein is encoded by the coding sequence ATGGATAACCTCATCAATCAGTCTCACTTAGATTCGGTAGAAAGTCAGGTAGAACGTTACAAACAGGTTTTGGATGTGATGCCTGCGGGTGTTATTTTGCTCGATACCCAAGGGGTGGTCAGAGAAGCCAATCCCGAGGCGCATCGTATCCTGCAAGTGCCACTGGTGAACGAAAAGTGGTTTTCTGTTATTCAAGCCGCATTTGCTCCGCGTGACGATGATGGACACGAAGTGTCGCTGCGTAATGGGCGTAAAGTGCGCTTGGCGATCTCGGCCTCTGCAACGGGCCAATTGATTCTAATTACCGACCTCACCGAAACTCGCTTGTTACAGTCACGAGTGAGTGATTTACAACGCTTGTCATCGCTTGGCCGAATGGTGGCTTCACTGGCCCACCAAGTTAGAACCCCTCTTTCGAGTGCTATGCTTTATGCATCGAACTTGGGGGCACCCAATTTGCCCACTGCTACGCGGGAGCGTTTTCAATCCAAGTTGATGGATCGCTTGCAAGATTTGGAAAAGCAGGTCAATGATATGTTGTTGTTCGCCAAGGGGGGCGACAATAAAGTCATCAAACCGTTTACTATCGAGCAACTGGTGAGTGAATATCAACCGATGGTCGAAACAGCGCTACGTAGTAACCAGATTGACTACTGCCAAGAAGTAGAAGGTGAGCAGACGCAAATACTCGGTAATGTGAATGCCATCGCTTCTGCTTTGAGTAATCTGGTGATGAATGCTATCCAGATCGCCGGAAAAGAAGCCCAGATCGATGTCTATTTCCGCCCGGTGAATGGCGAGCTGCGCATTTCGGTGCAAGACAGCGGCCCGGGCGTACCCAAAGAATTACAAAACAAGATAATGGAACCCTTTTTCACTACTCGCTCACAAGGCACCGGCCTTGGCTTAGCGGTCGTGCAAATGGTATGTCGTGCTCATGATGGACGGCTAGAACTACTTTCTGAAGAGGGCGATGGCGCGTGCTTTACCATGTGTCTACCTCTTGAGCGCACTCAGCTTGCTTCGACGGAAGCAGAGAATTAA
- the fliE gene encoding flagellar hook-basal body complex protein FliE produces MRIDGLQGEMRAMMLEATNASAPATGAKVSADFGNILSQAINNVNALQKSSSDLQTRFDRGDADVSLSDVMIARNKSSVAFEATLQVRNKLIEAYKDLMNMPV; encoded by the coding sequence ATGAGAATTGACGGATTACAAGGTGAAATGCGCGCCATGATGTTAGAGGCGACCAACGCATCTGCGCCAGCGACGGGGGCGAAAGTCAGTGCTGATTTTGGCAATATACTGAGTCAGGCCATCAATAATGTGAACGCGTTGCAGAAGTCATCCAGTGATTTGCAAACCCGTTTTGACCGCGGCGATGCGGATGTATCGCTTTCTGATGTCATGATTGCCAGGAACAAATCCAGTGTGGCGTTTGAAGCCACCTTGCAGGTAAGAAACAAGCTTATTGAGGCATACAAAGACCTCATGAATATGCCAGTCTGA
- a CDS encoding sigma-54 dependent transcriptional regulator yields the protein MQGLAKLLVIEDDEKNRLNLSNILEFVGENCEALPSAQIESVDWSTVWSGVIVGYVHDRSLAAVMAKLHSAHHIPLLVMGDFAHPVDDMPNLIGELEIPLNYPQLSEALRHCKEFLGRKGVNVVASARKNTLFRSLVGQSMGIQEVRHLIEQVADTEANVLILGESGTGKEVVARNIHYHSTRRNGPFVPINCGAIPPDLLESELFGHEKGSFTGALTTRKGRFELADGGTIFLDEIGDMPMAMQVKLLRVLQERCFERVGGNATLKANVRVIAATHRNLESMIDDEKFREDLYYRLNVFPIEMPALKERKEDIPLLLQELMRRLQAEGGQPICFTPRAINSLMEHDWPGNVRELANLVERMVILYPNSLVDVNHLPTKYRYSDIPEFQPELSSFASVEEQERDVLEDIFSENFDFSEKSDFDSNLNAPQSLPPEGVNLKELLAELEVNMINQALEAQGGVVARAADMLGMRRTTLVEKMRKYNMQR from the coding sequence ATGCAAGGTTTGGCAAAGCTGCTTGTAATCGAAGATGATGAAAAAAATCGTCTCAATTTAAGCAATATATTGGAATTTGTTGGGGAAAATTGCGAAGCACTCCCTTCTGCTCAGATAGAAAGTGTTGATTGGTCAACGGTATGGTCGGGTGTGATCGTTGGCTACGTGCATGATCGTTCACTGGCAGCGGTGATGGCTAAGCTCCACTCGGCACATCATATCCCTTTACTGGTTATGGGCGATTTCGCGCATCCGGTTGACGACATGCCAAACTTGATTGGTGAACTGGAAATCCCGTTAAATTACCCGCAACTCAGTGAAGCGCTGAGACACTGCAAAGAGTTTCTTGGCAGAAAAGGAGTCAATGTTGTTGCTTCTGCGCGTAAGAATACCCTTTTCCGTAGCTTGGTTGGTCAAAGTATGGGCATCCAAGAAGTGCGTCATTTGATCGAACAGGTGGCGGATACGGAAGCCAACGTACTGATTCTAGGGGAATCGGGCACGGGCAAAGAAGTGGTTGCGCGTAATATTCATTACCATTCTACACGTCGCAACGGCCCTTTTGTGCCGATCAACTGCGGTGCTATTCCGCCTGATTTGTTGGAAAGCGAGCTGTTTGGTCATGAAAAAGGCTCATTTACTGGGGCATTAACCACCCGCAAAGGCCGCTTTGAGTTGGCCGACGGTGGCACCATTTTCTTGGATGAAATTGGTGACATGCCAATGGCGATGCAAGTCAAACTCTTACGCGTGCTGCAAGAGCGTTGCTTTGAACGCGTCGGAGGCAATGCGACGTTAAAAGCGAATGTGCGTGTCATCGCCGCCACACATCGCAATCTGGAAAGCATGATCGACGACGAAAAATTCCGTGAAGATCTCTATTACCGGCTGAACGTTTTTCCAATTGAAATGCCCGCATTGAAAGAGCGCAAAGAAGATATCCCGCTTTTGTTGCAAGAGTTGATGAGACGTTTGCAAGCCGAGGGTGGACAGCCTATCTGTTTCACTCCCAGAGCGATCAACTCCCTGATGGAGCACGACTGGCCCGGTAATGTGCGTGAGCTCGCCAATCTGGTCGAGCGTATGGTGATCCTCTATCCCAACAGTTTGGTGGATGTCAATCACTTGCCAACCAAGTATCGCTACAGTGATATCCCAGAGTTTCAGCCGGAGCTCTCTTCGTTTGCTTCCGTTGAGGAGCAGGAACGAGATGTGTTGGAGGATATTTTTTCTGAGAATTTTGATTTTTCTGAGAAAAGCGACTTTGACAGCAATCTTAACGCGCCGCAGTCTCTTCCGCCGGAAGGGGTAAACCTAAAAGAGTTGTTGGCAGAGTTGGAAGTGAACATGATTAACCAAGCGCTAGAAGCGCAAGGTGGTGTGGTCGCGCGTGCGGCGGACATGCTTGGGATGCGTCGGACGACATTAGTTGAGAAAATGCGTAAGTACAACATGCAGCGTTAA
- a CDS encoding flagellar rod protein FlaI: MTLLAQLCDLDQLISLELEKDEISAEDLQRLVDNREQLLQSLLQQVAQNPQLKSDEEWRLMITRTKRLLERMQEETNKTGLQLQKFRRGQRSLQQYKKFT, encoded by the coding sequence ATGACCTTGCTGGCACAATTGTGTGATTTGGATCAATTAATTTCTCTCGAACTGGAAAAAGACGAAATTAGTGCTGAAGATTTGCAGCGGCTGGTCGATAACAGGGAACAGTTATTGCAGAGCCTTCTTCAACAGGTGGCGCAAAACCCACAGTTGAAGAGTGATGAAGAGTGGCGATTGATGATCACTCGGACAAAAAGGTTGCTGGAACGTATGCAAGAAGAGACCAATAAAACCGGTTTACAATTGCAAAAGTTCAGACGAGGTCAGCGTTCGCTTCAACAGTACAAAAAGTTTACATAA
- the flaG gene encoding flagellar protein FlaG: protein MEISSYTSNIQPYGLQNGTNVAYDKSGALPSMSGPKENSSPETVKNDDPNFSIEAAVKMSQERQQLNREERVKMVEKMNEFISSINKGVSFKVDEESGKDVVTIYEARTGNIIRQIPDEEMLEIFRRLVSQATRSGLLVDKV from the coding sequence ATGGAAATATCATCCTACACATCGAACATCCAGCCTTACGGCTTGCAAAATGGCACAAATGTTGCTTATGACAAAAGCGGTGCTTTGCCTAGCATGTCAGGTCCGAAAGAGAACTCTTCGCCGGAAACGGTGAAAAATGATGATCCTAACTTTTCAATTGAAGCTGCGGTAAAAATGTCGCAAGAGCGACAGCAGCTCAATCGGGAAGAAAGGGTCAAAATGGTAGAGAAAATGAATGAATTTATCTCTTCCATTAATAAAGGGGTCTCTTTTAAAGTGGACGAAGAATCAGGCAAAGATGTTGTGACGATTTATGAAGCCCGTACGGGAAACATAATTCGTCAGATACCTGATGAAGAGATGCTAGAGATATTCAGACGCTTAGTCTCACAAGCTACCCGCTCTGGTTTGTTGGTAGATAAAGTGTAA
- a CDS encoding flagellin, with translation MAMNVNTNVSAMTAQRYLNQAAEGQQKSMERLSSGYKINSAKDDAAGLQISNRLNAQSRGLDMAVRNANDGISVAQTAEGAMTESTNILQRMRDLALQSSNGSNSKAERVAIQEEVTALNKELNRIAETTSFGGNKLLNGTYGSQSFQIGADSGEAVMLSMDSLRTDTDAMGGMSYKSEDGVAADWKVTNNTDLTMTYTNKEGEEKEITINAKAGDDLEEVATYINGQNEDVKAAVGEGGKLQLFASSQRVQDGQVEFGGGLASELTIGDGEKTNVQKIDVTSVAGSQEAVSIIDGALKAVDSQRASLGAFQNRFNHAISNLSNINENVNASNSRIRDTDYAKETTQMTKTQILQQASTSILAQAKQSPSSALSLLG, from the coding sequence ATGGCTATGAACGTAAACACCAACGTGTCAGCAATGACCGCACAGCGTTACCTAAACCAGGCAGCTGAAGGTCAACAAAAATCAATGGAGCGCTTGTCCTCGGGCTATAAAATCAATAGTGCGAAAGACGATGCCGCTGGCCTACAAATTTCTAACCGTTTAAACGCGCAAAGTCGTGGTCTGGATATGGCAGTAAGAAATGCGAACGACGGCATTTCAGTTGCTCAGACTGCGGAAGGTGCGATGACGGAAAGTACCAACATCTTACAACGTATGCGTGACCTTGCGCTGCAATCGTCTAACGGTTCTAACTCTAAAGCAGAACGTGTGGCGATTCAGGAAGAAGTGACCGCGCTGAACAAAGAACTGAACCGTATCGCTGAAACCACCTCATTTGGTGGTAACAAGCTGCTAAACGGCACGTATGGTTCGCAATCTTTCCAAATCGGTGCTGATTCTGGTGAAGCCGTTATGCTCTCCATGGATAGCTTACGTACCGATACTGACGCAATGGGCGGTATGAGCTACAAGTCAGAAGACGGCGTTGCAGCAGATTGGAAAGTAACCAACAATACCGACCTCACCATGACTTATACTAATAAGGAAGGGGAAGAGAAAGAGATCACCATTAACGCGAAAGCGGGTGATGATCTGGAAGAAGTGGCAACGTACATCAACGGCCAAAACGAAGACGTGAAAGCGGCAGTGGGCGAAGGTGGTAAACTGCAATTGTTTGCTTCTTCTCAACGTGTGCAAGATGGTCAAGTTGAGTTTGGTGGTGGTTTAGCGTCTGAGCTAACGATTGGTGACGGTGAGAAAACCAACGTACAGAAAATCGACGTAACTAGCGTTGCAGGCTCGCAAGAAGCGGTGTCTATCATTGATGGCGCACTGAAAGCGGTTGATAGCCAACGTGCCTCTTTGGGTGCGTTCCAGAACCGGTTCAACCATGCGATCAGCAACCTGAGCAACATCAACGAGAACGTAAACGCATCGAATAGCCGTATCCGAGATACTGACTATGCGAAAGAAACAACTCAGATGACCAAGACTCAGATTCTGCAACAAGCGAGTACTTCGATTCTGGCGCAGGCGAAACAGTCACCATCTTCGGCTCTTAGCTTGTTGGGCTAA
- a CDS encoding sigma-54-dependent transcriptional regulator yields MAQSKVLIVEDDEGLREALVDTLALAGYEWLEADCAEDALLKLKAHSVDIVVSDVQMAGMGGLALLRSIKQNWPNLPVLLMTAYANIEDAVSAMKEGAIDYMAKPFAPEVLLNMVSRYAPVKSDDNGDAVVADEKSLRLLALAEKVARTDANVMVLGPSGSGKEVLSRYIHNASLRKDGPFVAINCAAIPDNMLEATLFGYEKGAFTGAVQACPGKFEQAQGGTILLDEISEMDLNLQAKLLRVLQEREVERLGSRKSIKLDVRVLATSNRDLKQYVSEGNFREDLYYRLNVFPLTWPALRERQGDIVPLAKHLAERHCMKQGIAVPRFSPQALDKLTHYPWPGNVRELDNVVQRALILSENSDIEQDHILLEGVDWQDANSLQNVVQQTSDAVVPDVKLVAQPDAFSRSIVGVDSLGSELRDQEYAIILETLIECQGRRKEMAEKLGISPRTLRYKLAKMRDAGIDIPG; encoded by the coding sequence ATGGCTCAAAGCAAGGTGTTAATCGTAGAAGACGACGAAGGTCTGCGCGAAGCGCTGGTCGATACATTGGCATTAGCGGGGTATGAATGGCTCGAAGCGGATTGCGCCGAAGATGCGCTACTCAAACTCAAAGCCCATTCGGTGGATATTGTGGTCTCTGACGTACAAATGGCCGGCATGGGAGGGCTCGCGTTATTGCGCAGCATTAAGCAAAATTGGCCAAATTTGCCTGTGTTGCTGATGACAGCGTATGCCAATATTGAAGACGCCGTGTCAGCGATGAAAGAAGGGGCGATTGACTACATGGCCAAGCCTTTCGCGCCAGAAGTCTTGCTCAACATGGTCAGCCGTTACGCCCCTGTCAAGTCGGACGACAATGGTGACGCCGTAGTGGCGGATGAAAAGAGCTTACGACTGCTTGCGCTGGCCGAAAAAGTGGCGCGCACCGACGCCAACGTGATGGTGCTTGGCCCAAGTGGTTCGGGCAAAGAAGTATTGTCGCGTTACATTCACAATGCGTCGCTGCGCAAAGACGGGCCATTTGTCGCGATTAACTGTGCCGCGATCCCGGATAACATGCTAGAAGCCACCTTGTTTGGCTACGAAAAAGGGGCGTTCACTGGTGCCGTACAAGCTTGCCCGGGGAAATTTGAACAGGCGCAAGGTGGCACGATTCTACTAGACGAGATCAGTGAAATGGATCTCAACCTACAAGCCAAACTGCTGCGTGTACTGCAAGAGCGAGAAGTCGAGCGCTTGGGTAGCCGCAAGAGCATCAAGTTGGACGTGCGCGTCCTAGCCACCAGTAACCGTGACTTAAAGCAGTATGTTTCCGAAGGGAATTTCCGAGAGGATTTGTATTACCGTCTGAATGTTTTCCCATTGACTTGGCCTGCGCTACGTGAGCGCCAAGGGGATATCGTACCGCTCGCCAAACATCTGGCAGAGCGTCACTGCATGAAACAGGGGATTGCGGTGCCTCGTTTCTCACCTCAAGCGCTGGACAAACTCACTCATTATCCTTGGCCGGGTAACGTGCGCGAGCTAGACAACGTGGTGCAGCGCGCCCTCATCTTAAGTGAAAACAGCGATATCGAGCAGGATCATATCCTGTTAGAAGGGGTGGACTGGCAAGATGCCAACAGTTTACAAAATGTGGTGCAGCAGACCAGTGATGCCGTAGTGCCGGACGTCAAACTGGTCGCGCAGCCTGATGCGTTTAGCCGTAGTATCGTTGGCGTAGATAGCTTAGGTAGCGAATTACGAGATCAAGAGTATGCCATCATTTTAGAGACTTTAATTGAATGCCAAGGTCGCCGCAAAGAGATGGCGGAAAAACTGGGTATCAGCCCGCGAACGTTGCGCTATAAGTTGGCTAAGATGCGTGATGCTGGTATCGATATCCCGGGATGA